The following proteins come from a genomic window of Candidatus Paceibacterota bacterium:
- a CDS encoding type I restriction endonuclease subunit R: MPTTDTSEKGLETLIVSSLIGDAGYVAGESKDFDRDHAVDLAKVSAFITTTQPEAAEALGLAEDGPKRLQFLHRLQGEIAKRGVIDVLRGGVKHGPVSIELFYGTPSVGNPKAEELFAANIFSVTRQLHYSKDGTKLSLDAAIFINGLPIATFELKNSLTKQTVEDAIEQYKRDRDPKELLFQFGRCVVHFAVDDHEVRMCTHLKGKASWFLPFNKGWNDGAGNPPNPHGLKTDYLWKEVLTKRNLTDILENYAQVVEETDDKGKKKPPKQVFPRFHQLDVVRKLLADAESSGAGKRYLIQHSAGSGKSNSIAWLSHQLIGLETDGKTTFDTVIVVTDRRVLDKQIRDTIKQFAQVASIVGHAERSGDLRAFLKAGKKIVITTVQKFPFILEEIGDEHRGRSFAVIIDEAHSSQGGRTSAKMNIALAADGGEEEDETVEDTINRLMEARKVLPNASYFAFTATPKNKTLEIFGAGVPEGGKVKHVPFHSYTMKQAIQEGFILDVLKHYTPVDSYYRLMKTVEDDPQFDSKRAQKKLRRYVESHDHAIRKKAEIMVDHFHDQVIGHRKIGGAARAMVVTSGIHRAIQYFHAFRDYLKERKSPYEAIVAFSGEHEYGGQKLTEASLNGFPSNKIEAMVKTDPYRFLIVADKFQTGYDEPLLHTMYVDKTLSSIKAVQTLSRLNRAHPQKHDTFVLDFMNDIDGIKASFEDYYRTTILSEETDPNKLHDLKASLDGYQVYSWEQVEDLVALYLGGADRDKLDPILDACVATYKTDLDEDGQVDFKGKCKAFTRTYGFLAAILPYSNADWEKLSIFLNFLTPKLPAPEEQDLSKGILASIDMDSYRVEAQATMSIALPDADAEIDPVPTSGGGRKPEPELDLLSNILKTFNDMFGNIDWKDADKIGKVIAEELPTKVAADKAYQNAMKNSDKQNARIEHDKALERAVIELLTDHTELFKQFSDNPSFKKWLAETIFAATYDAA; this comes from the coding sequence TGCAAGGCGAGATCGCCAAGCGCGGCGTCATTGATGTGCTGCGGGGCGGCGTCAAACACGGCCCGGTCTCAATCGAGTTGTTCTACGGAACACCATCGGTGGGCAACCCGAAAGCAGAAGAGCTGTTCGCCGCCAATATCTTCAGCGTCACCCGCCAACTGCATTACTCCAAGGACGGCACCAAGCTGTCGCTAGATGCTGCTATCTTCATCAACGGCCTGCCGATTGCGACATTCGAGCTGAAGAACAGCCTGACAAAACAGACGGTCGAAGACGCCATCGAACAATACAAGCGCGACCGTGACCCCAAGGAGCTTCTGTTCCAGTTCGGCCGCTGCGTGGTTCACTTCGCTGTCGATGACCACGAAGTGCGGATGTGCACCCACCTAAAGGGCAAGGCGTCGTGGTTCCTGCCCTTTAACAAGGGCTGGAACGATGGGGCTGGCAATCCGCCCAATCCGCATGGGCTGAAAACCGACTATCTCTGGAAAGAGGTTCTGACCAAGCGCAACCTGACCGACATTCTGGAGAACTATGCCCAGGTTGTCGAAGAGACCGACGACAAGGGCAAAAAGAAGCCGCCAAAGCAAGTGTTCCCGCGCTTCCACCAGTTGGACGTCGTGCGAAAGCTACTGGCTGATGCGGAAAGCTCTGGCGCGGGCAAGCGCTACCTGATCCAGCATTCGGCCGGCTCCGGCAAGAGCAACTCCATCGCATGGCTGAGCCATCAGCTGATCGGGCTGGAGACGGACGGCAAGACCACCTTCGATACGGTCATCGTGGTGACAGACCGGCGCGTGTTGGACAAGCAGATCCGCGACACCATCAAGCAGTTTGCACAGGTCGCCTCAATTGTCGGCCATGCGGAACGCTCGGGTGATCTGCGGGCCTTCCTGAAGGCGGGCAAGAAGATCGTCATCACGACGGTGCAGAAGTTCCCGTTCATCCTGGAAGAAATCGGTGATGAACACCGGGGTCGGTCCTTCGCCGTCATCATCGACGAGGCGCATTCAAGCCAGGGCGGCCGGACATCGGCGAAGATGAACATCGCGCTCGCCGCCGATGGGGGCGAGGAAGAGGACGAAACCGTTGAGGACACCATCAACCGGCTGATGGAAGCCCGCAAGGTGCTGCCCAACGCCAGCTATTTCGCGTTCACGGCGACGCCCAAGAACAAGACACTGGAGATATTCGGCGCGGGCGTTCCGGAGGGCGGCAAGGTCAAGCATGTGCCCTTCCACAGCTATACGATGAAGCAGGCCATTCAGGAGGGTTTCATCCTCGATGTGCTGAAGCACTATACGCCAGTCGATAGCTATTACCGCCTGATGAAGACGGTTGAAGACGACCCGCAGTTTGACAGCAAGCGCGCACAGAAGAAGCTGCGCCGCTATGTGGAGTCCCACGACCACGCCATCCGGAAAAAAGCTGAGATCATGGTCGATCACTTCCACGACCAGGTCATTGGCCACAGGAAGATTGGCGGTGCCGCACGAGCCATGGTGGTCACCAGCGGCATTCATCGAGCGATCCAGTATTTTCACGCGTTCCGCGACTACCTGAAGGAGCGAAAAAGCCCTTATGAGGCGATCGTCGCCTTCTCCGGCGAGCATGAATATGGCGGCCAGAAGTTGACGGAGGCCAGCTTGAACGGCTTCCCAAGCAACAAGATCGAGGCAATGGTCAAGACGGACCCGTACCGGTTTCTGATCGTCGCGGACAAGTTCCAGACCGGTTACGACGAACCGCTGCTCCACACCATGTATGTCGACAAGACGCTGTCGAGCATCAAGGCCGTCCAGACCTTATCCCGCCTCAACCGGGCGCACCCGCAGAAGCACGATACGTTCGTTCTGGATTTCATGAACGATATCGACGGCATTAAGGCCTCGTTCGAAGATTATTACCGGACAACCATTCTCAGCGAGGAAACAGACCCCAACAAGCTGCACGACTTGAAGGCCAGCCTTGATGGCTATCAGGTCTATTCCTGGGAGCAGGTTGAGGATCTGGTTGCGCTGTATCTTGGGGGTGCCGATAGGGACAAGCTGGACCCAATTCTCGACGCCTGTGTGGCGACCTATAAAACAGATCTAGACGAAGATGGACAGGTCGATTTCAAGGGCAAGTGCAAGGCGTTCACGCGCACCTATGGATTTCTGGCCGCCATTCTTCCCTACTCGAACGCCGATTGGGAGAAGCTGTCAATCTTCCTGAACTTCCTGACACCGAAGCTCCCTGCACCGGAAGAACAGGACCTCTCCAAGGGTATCCTCGCTTCAATCGACATGGACAGCTATCGGGTGGAAGCGCAGGCCACGATGTCGATTGCGCTGCCGGACGCCGACGCCGAGATTGACCCGGTCCCGACGTCGGGTGGTGGGCGCAAGCCGGAACCGGAGCTTGATCTCCTGAGCAACATCCTGAAGACCTTCAACGACATGTTCGGTAATATCGACTGGAAGGACGCGGACAAAATCGGAAAGGTGATTGCCGAAGAGTTACCCACGAAGGTGGCCGCTGACAAAGCTTACCAAAACGCTATGAAAAACTCGGACAAACAGAATGCACGGATCGAGCACGACAAGGCATTGGAACGCGCCGTTATCGAACTGCTGACGGATCACACTGAGCTGTTCAAGCAATTCAGCGACAATCCCTCGTTCAAGAAATGGCTGGCTGAGACAATCTTCGCGGCAACCTACGATGCCGCGTGA